Within the Candidatus Binatia bacterium genome, the region GCCGCACGGCCGCCGACGTCGCTTCGTTCTACGCGCGTCGCGGACGCGAACTCGTCTCCGGCGATCACCTGATCGCCGCCGTCGTGCTGACGTGGTCGGCCGACGCGAGCGGAGCGTACGACGCGCTGCGCAGAGCCTACGACGCGGCGCTCCTGGAGGGGTTGCGGCACCGTGCCGTCGGAGCGCGCGAGCGGCTCGCGCATCACGCGCTGCTCTTCGGCGACGTCGAGATCGCGCGGTCGGCGATCGACGATGCGCTCGCACTGGCGCAGCGCACCGGTCTTACAGTGTGGGGTCGCCGCTGCCTCGCTGCGGCCGCGCGCCTCGCCCTCGATGCAGGGGATCGCGATCGAACGGAGTCGCTGCTCGCACAGGCGCGCTCGGCCGCGAAGAGCCCGGAGGAACTTGCGCTCTTTGCAGCGACCGGCGCGCAGTTCGCGGTCGAACTGGGTGACGACGCAGCCATGCGGCAGTGGACGACTGACGAGGTTCTCGACGTCGCGCTGCGCTCCGCGGAGTGCGAGACGGCGGTCGCGGCGACGCTCGCCGGACTCATCGCTTCGGGCGCTCCGTCACCGGGCACGCCGATTGCCGTCGCGCTGCGCCGCGCACTATTGACCGCGGACGGCGCGGCGAATCGCCCGGAGTTATTCGCGCTCGCCGCGCGATACGGCGATCTCGACGAAGCGCGCCTCGGCGCCGATGCGCTCGCCGCGGTCTTTGCGCCGAATCGCGCCTACCTCAAAGCGCATCACCTCCTGGCGCGCGCGCACGTTCTCTTGCGCTCCGGGGAACGCGCGGGGTGGGTGGATAGCGCAGGCGACGCCGCGCGCGCTTTCAACGCGATGGGCCTGCGGCGCTGGACGAACGACGCGATGCTGCTCCTCGTTACGCCCGAGCCGGTGACGGGGCGCCGTCAGAGAGGCCGGCCGACGAGCTCGGCGCTGACCGGGCGCGAGCAGCAGGTCGCGCAACTGATCCGCCGGGGAGCGCGCAACAGGGAGGTCGCCATCGCGCTGCAGATCAGCGAACATACGGTCGAGCGCCACGTCAGCTCGATTCTCGGCCGGCTCGGACTGCGCTCGCGTTGGCAGATCGTCGACCCGCGTCGCCAGGGCGAGCATTAAGAAGCGGCGGTTTTTCTTATCCTCAGGTGAAATTCCGTTGCGCGAACCTTAACGCGCGCAGCGAATCCGGGATGCACCCGGCCCTCGCCATACCCTAGCATCGTATTGGAAGCGTCGGCGAAAACTGCCGCCTCTTCGTTGCTGCTGGGAGTGCTAATTGATCGAAGGTCTGTATCGGGTTCGCAAGCGCGTTCTCTCCTTCGCTTTACTTTGGTGCGTTGCGACCTCGGGTTTTGCGCTCTCCGCCTGCGGCGGCGGCGGTAGCCTGCCCTTCGGTTCGGTGGTGAACTCGCCGGGCGGGGGCGGCGGTTCCGGTCCGCCGACGCAACTCGTGAAGGTCAACGTGCAGATCACGGTGCCTGCGGGTGATCGCATCGGCCCCGATTACGTCTCGGTCAACACGAAGTCGCTGACGATCGAACTAACCGGCGTCGACGGCAAAGGCGTTACCGGCGTGAGCGCGACGACGATCGAGACCAGCGCCCACGGCCACAACTGCAAGACGGTCTCGGGCGGCACGCTCTGCACCGGAACGGCGACCGGCTCCCCCGGCCAAGACGTCTTCAGCGTGACGACCTACTCGGCGGGC harbors:
- a CDS encoding helix-turn-helix transcriptional regulator, with the protein product MIFPSEKIESFVAECRFSEAAALCEGVRPECASIYALAGDERALASIVEPELVACRTAADVASFYARRGRELVSGDHLIAAVVLTWSADASGAYDALRRAYDAALLEGLRHRAVGARERLAHHALLFGDVEIARSAIDDALALAQRTGLTVWGRRCLAAAARLALDAGDRDRTESLLAQARSAAKSPEELALFAATGAQFAVELGDDAAMRQWTTDEVLDVALRSAECETAVAATLAGLIASGAPSPGTPIAVALRRALLTADGAANRPELFALAARYGDLDEARLGADALAAVFAPNRAYLKAHHLLARAHVLLRSGERAGWVDSAGDAARAFNAMGLRRWTNDAMLLLVTPEPVTGRRQRGRPTSSALTGREQQVAQLIRRGARNREVAIALQISEHTVERHVSSILGRLGLRSRWQIVDPRRQGEH